A window of Apium graveolens cultivar Ventura chromosome 8, ASM990537v1, whole genome shotgun sequence contains these coding sequences:
- the LOC141680761 gene encoding uncharacterized protein LOC141680761 — MGSQKEEQLEMVASARTRDAAQAVTAFVNSATAQLSMILILNGTNYVTWKGNVEIVIGCMDLDLALRKEQPVPTTDDPKTDQIKKWEPSYRMCLEIMKRMILTGFRGSIAESTSSKKFLSEIEQYFAKNEKAKMSNLLSKLVTMKYKGKGNIRDYIIRISNLTCKLKQLKLELSDVLLVHLVPISPPPQFGNFVVSYNTQKEKWTHNELISHCVQEE; from the exons ATGGGATCTCAAAAAGAGGAGCAATTAGAAATGGTTGCTTCAGCTAGAACAAGAGATGCTGCACAAGCTG TTACTGCTTTTGTTAATTCTGCTACCGCTCAATTGAGCATGATTCTAATATTGAATGGGACAAATTATGTCACGTGGAAAGGGAATGTTGAGATCGTTATTGGTTGTATGGATCTCGACCTTGCGCTAAGGAAAGAGCAACCAGTTCCCACTACGGATGATCCCAAAACGGATCAAATAAAGAAATGGGAACCCTCTTATCGCATGTGTCTGGAAATCATGAAGCGAATGATTCTAACTGGCTTTCGGGGCTCTATTGCTGAGAGCACAAGTTCCAAGAAGTTCCTCTCCGAGATTGAGCAATATTTTGCTAAAAATGAGAAAGCGAAAATGAGTAATCTTCTGTCAAAACTCGTGACGATGAAGTATAAAGGAAAGGGGAACATAAGGGATTACATCATTAGGATATCTAATTTAACATGCAAACTCAAGCAACTCAAGTTAGAACTTTCAGATGTGTTACTTGTTCATTTGGTTCCTATATCTCCGCCTCCTCAGTTTGGAAACTTTGTGGTGAGTTATAATACTCAAAAGGAAAAATGGACTCATAATGAGCTCATTTcacactgtgtgcaagaagaatAG
- the LOC141680760 gene encoding pentatricopeptide repeat-containing protein At1g19720-like produces MYRHQGSCNSIELGRKLYGSLHMLGDVDSFIETKLVGMFAKCGFIDDARKVFDELRERDLFTWPAMIGGVSREKRWGEVLELFCEMEEGVVLDEFLFVKILDACGNCGDLRTTKVMHSRVVKCGMDFGCSV; encoded by the coding sequence ATGTATAGGCACCAAGGAAGTTGTAATTCAATTGAGTTGGGTCGTAAGCTTTATGGGAGTTTGCATATGTTGGGTGATGTCGATTCATTTATTGAGACTAAATTGGTTGGAATGTTTGCAAAATGTGGGTTTATTGATGATGCACGGAAGGTGTTTGATGAATTACGTGAGAGGGATTTGTTTACTTGGCCTGCTATGATTGGTGGGGTTTCGAGGGAGAAGAGGTGGGGTGAAGTTTTGGAGCTTTTTTGTGAGATGGAGGAGGGTGTTGTTCTGGATGAGTTTTTGTTTGTGAAGATTTTGGATGCGTGTGGGAATTGTGGGGATTTGAGGACGACGAAGGTGATGCATTCGAGAGTGGTGAAATGTGGGATGGATTTTGGATGTTCGGTTTAA